The following proteins come from a genomic window of Salvia hispanica cultivar TCC Black 2014 chromosome 4, UniMelb_Shisp_WGS_1.0, whole genome shotgun sequence:
- the LOC125223081 gene encoding MDIS1-interacting receptor like kinase 2-like translates to MHRSLVLTASLLVLSLLRLAPAASAAACHPDDESGLLGFKSGITADPSGMLASWKKGSDCCQWFGITCLTGPRVTALSLVGRPGNLTTSLSGKISPSLSKLKFLDSIYLQDLNNLTGPFPDFIFTLPNFLIIYIENNKLSGPIPARIGNLTQLIAFSVEGNRFSGPIPSSLGNLGQLSQLKLGGNRLSGAIPATLSRLSNLTLLSLDRNQLSGPIPDIFPGLTSLISLSFSHNKLTGKIPNSLSILAPKLRFLELGHNSLSGAIPGFLGKFQALDTLDLSWNNYTGPVPKSFANLTKIFNLDLSHNRLTDPFPAMNVKGIESLDLSHNLFNLGSIPKWVISSPIIYSLKLAKCGLKIKLDDFRPVQTYFYDYIDLSENEITGSPVQLVNRTDYLVGFYASGNKLRFDLGSLRFSKRLRYLDLSRNMIYGKVPKAVSGLSKLNVSSNQLCGALPPNKFPAASFAGNKCLCGSPLAPCKA, encoded by the coding sequence ATGCATCGCTCGCTAGTACTCACCGCTTCCCTCCTTGTACTCTCCCTCCTCCGCCTCGCCCCGGCCGCGTCCGCAGCCGCCTGCCACCCGGACGACGAATCCGGGCTCCTCGGGTTCAAGTCGGGCATCACGGCCGACCCGTCCGGCATGCTAGCCTCGTGGAAAAAGGGCTCCGACTGCTGCCAATGGTTCGGCATCACCTGCCTGACGGGCCCCCGCGTCACGGCCCTATCCCTCGTGGGCCGGCCCGGAAACCTCACCACCTCCCTATCCGGTAAAatctccccctctctctccaaaCTCAAATTCCTAGACAGCATCTATCTCCAAGATCTCAACAACCTCACCGGCCCGTTTCCCGATTTCATATTCACCCTCCCCAATTTCCTCATCATCTACATcgaaaacaacaaattatcCGGCCCGATCCCGGCCCGAATCGGCAATTTGACCCAATTAATCGCATTCAGCGTCGAAGGAAACCGTTTCTCCGGCCCGATTCCGAGCTCCCTGGGAAACCTAGGCCAGCTGTCTCAGCTCAAACTCGGCGGAAACCGCCTCTCCGGCGCAATTCCGGCCACACTCAGCAGGCTGAGCAACCTCACCCTGCTGAGCCTGGACCGGAACCAACTATCCGGGCCAATCCCGGATATATTCCCGGGCCTCACCAGCCTCATAAGCCTAAGCTTCTCCCACAACAAATTAACCGGGAAAATTCCCAACAGCCTTTCAATTTTAGCGCCAAAATTAAGATTTCTCGAGCTCGGCCACAACTCGCTATCCGGAGCTATCCCGGGCTTTCTCGGAAAGTTTCAGGCCCTTGATACGCTGGATCTTTCCTGGAACAATTATACCGGGCCTGTCCCCAAATCTTTTGCAAATCtcaccaaaattttcaatcttgaTCTGTCCCACAACAGATTAACCGATCCATTTCCAGCTATGAATGTGAAAGGCATCGAATCGTTAGATTTATCCcacaatttattcaatttggGCTCGATTCCGAAGTGGGTGATCTCGTCTCCGATTATCTACTCTCTGAAGCTGGCGAAATGCGGGCTCAAGATAAAGCTAGATGATTTTCGGCCCGTGCAGACTTATTTTTACGACTACATCGATTTATCCGAGAACGAGATAACCGGAAGCCCGGTTCAGCTGGTGAACCGGACCGATTATTTGGTGGGTTTCTATGCTTCGGGTAATAAGTTGAGGTTCGATTTGGGGAGTTTAAGGTTTTCGAAGAGGCTAAGGTACTTGGATTTGTCGAGAAATATGATTTATGGGAAAGTGCCTAAGGCCGTCTCGGGTCTGTCCAAGTTGAATGTTAGTAGTAACCAATTGTGTGGGGCGTTGCCGCCGAACAAGTTCCCGGCAGCTTCGTTTGCCGGGAATAAATGCCTCTGCGGCTCTCCATTGGCGCCGTGCAAAGCTTAA